One genomic segment of Acropora muricata isolate sample 2 unplaced genomic scaffold, ASM3666990v1 scaffold_754, whole genome shotgun sequence includes these proteins:
- the LOC136907706 gene encoding uncharacterized protein, which yields MRRFTAYKKRKSTKKLKIRRRQLRLNRFQSTVRNENREGVSYEHNIGLKIVTEVCSQNINHEILQKVNKHTCKTELKEYEQLLSSSAVRPLRKEKLFDPQKTYKFVLFDIETSSTTRRTEMLQLSAITDNRKHSFSEYILPERSITTTATAVHNITVRFSGDQRVLCKSGNLVPAKPLQTCLHSFTQFLDVCSSSSIDYLILLGHNASVFDTPRLLLNGGPTFTSKLNEMKVLFGDSLPVLKVLRDEPNSPLQPATNKLGDVYETLFSEKFDAHDALEDV from the coding sequence ATGAGAAGGTTTACAGCttacaaaaaaaggaaatctacaaaaaaattaaaaattaggAGAAGGCAGCTTCGCTTAAACAGGTTTCAATCAACGGTTAGAAACGAAAACAGGGAAGGAGTTAGCTATGAACACAACATTGGTCTTAAAATTGTCACAGAAGTTTGTTCACAAAACATTAACCACGAAATTCTACAGAAAGTAAACAAACACACTTGTAAAACTGAATTGAAGGAATACGAACAACTACTCTCTTCTTCTGCAGTCAGGCCTCTACGCAAGGAAAAACTCTTTGATCCTCAAAAAACATACAAATTTGTTCTATTTGATATTGAAACAAGTTCAACGACAAGAAGAACCGAAATGCTCCAACTCTCGGCGATTACAGACAACAGAAAACACTCATTCTCCGAATACATTCTTCCTGAACGCTCCATAACAACTACCGCAACTGCTGTTCACAACATCACAGTAAGATTTTCTGGGGATCAAAGAGTGTTGTGCAAATCTGGAAACCTTGTCCCAGCCAAGCCTTTACAAACCTGCCTTCATTCGTTCACGCAATTTTTAGATGTTTGTTCTTCGAGTTCCATCGATTACTTAATCCTTTTAGGTCATAATGCTTCTGTTTTTGATACACCAAGACTTCTCCTTAATGGAGGTCCTACCTTCACAAGTAAGCTTAACGAAATGAAAGTGTTATTTGGCGATAGCCTGCCAGTATTGAAGGTCCTACGAGATGAGCCGAACAGCCCTTTGCAGCCTGCAACAAACAAGTTGGGCGATGTTTATGAAACCCTGTTTTCTGAAAAATTTGACGCTCATGACGCTTTAGAAGACGTCTAA
- the LOC136907707 gene encoding zinc finger MYM-type protein 1-like yields the protein MKSSKVLLAILGNIRYLARQALPLRANWSIETGSKENSNFYQLLKLRAEGNSEILDWLSRKDDKYNSPVIQNEILEAIALCMLRKISENIQNATFFTIMADETADISNKEQIVVCIHWVDENFAVHEDFIGMYPLERTTADHIVAVLKNCLISMHLRIENACGQCYDGASTMAGEKTGVATQIKALNSKCLYTHCYGHALNLAVADAIKSVKCISDSPETVREIAKLVKKSPQRNTKLDKIRAETQNESRGVHAFCPTRWTVRGESLEAVLNNYMELMELWEWSLDICKDTEMKARIRGVQGMMASFPFYSGCTLGAFILKHTDNLSHALQGSSMSAAQGQ from the coding sequence ATGAAAAGCAGCAAAGTGTTGTTGGCGATTTTAGGTAACATAAGATACTTGGCGAGACAGGCTTTGCCGCTCAGGGCTAATTGGAGTATAGAAACAGGAAGCAAAGAGAATTCTAATTTCTACCAGTTGCTGAAACTGCGTGCCGAAGGAAACTCTGAAATTCTGGACTGGTTAAGCCGCAAAGACGATAAATACAACTCTCCAGTCATTCAAAATGAAATACTGGAGGCAATAGCTCTATGTATGTTGCGCAAAATATCCGAGAACATACAGAACGCTACTTTCTTTACCATCATGGCAGACGAGACAGCGGACATTTCTAACAAAGAACAAATAGTTGTGTGCATTCACTGGGTGGATGAGAACTTTGCAGTTCATGAAGACTTCATAGGCATGTATCCTTTGGAGAGAACCACTGCCGACCACATCGTAGCCGTACTGAAGAACTGTCTAATTAGCATGCATCTACGGATCGAAAATGCGTGTGGTCAATGCTACGATGGTGCGTCTACCATGGCAGGAGAAAAAACTGGAGTAGCAACACAAATAAAGGCCCTGAATAGCAAATGCCTCTACACCCATTGCTATGGACATGCACTGAATTTGGCTGTTGCTGACGCAATCAAATCGGTAAAGTGTATAAGCGACTCTCCTGAGACCGTAAGAGAGATCGCAAAGCTTGTGAAAAAGTCGCCCCAGAGAAACACGAAGTTGGATAAGATTAGGGCCGAAACACAGAATGAGTCAAGAGGAGTCCATGCTTTCTGCCCAACAAGGTGGACTGTACGCGGAGAGTCGTTAGAGGCGGTTCTGAATAACTACATGGAGCTGATGGAGCTGTGGGAGTGGTCACTCGACATCTGCAAAGACACCGAGATGAAGGCGCGAATCCGTGGAGTTCAAGGGATGATGGCCAGTTTTCCATTCTACTCTGGGTGCACCTTAGGGGCGTTTATCTTGAAGCACACTGATAATTTGAGTCACGCCTTGCAAGGTTCCTCCATGTCAGCGGCCCAAGGACAGTAA